Genomic window (Arthrobacter sp. StoSoilA2):
GCGGCCGGATCGTACGTCTGGATGAAAATCTCAACGCTGCCGCCGCACATCAGACCGACGCCGAAACCGTCGTCGTCTGAAATGCCAAAACTGTGGAGCTCCGGGACCCCGCTGGCGAGAACGCCGGCTGCAGCCTCGATCACACTTGCCTCTACGCATCCACCCGAAACTGAGCCCACCGGCGATCCGTCTTCGGTGACGAGCATGGACGTTCCGACGGCCCGCGGCGCGGAACCCTCCGTGCGGACCACCGTAGCCAAGGTGAGCCGCTGACCGGTCAGCAGCGCTTCCTCCAGCTTTTCCATCACCTCACGCATTTCGGTGAGCCCGACCTTGGCGCGCACGTGCAGCGCGGATGCCGTTGTAGACCCGTTCAGGCGTCATGGGCAACGACGTGAGCTGTGCCCCGGTGGCGTCAGCGATGGCCTGGGCAATCGCCGGCGCAATGGGAAGCATGCCACCCTCGCCCATCCCTTTGGTCCCAAAAGGTCCGGCCCCATGGCCCTGCTCCTGGGTGATGGAGGAAAAGCGCCGGGGAATGTCCTCAGCCAGCGGTACCCGGTAGAGGAGCGCCTCGCCGTTAAGCAGCTCGCCGTCGTCGTACCGCAGTTCCTCGAAGAGTGCCTGGGCCAATCCGAAGACCGCTGCGCCCTCGTCCTGGCCGCGGCAACCCAGCTTGTTCACAACCTTGCCGGCGTCTCCGCTGACAACCAGCTGCAAAATCTCCACCCGGCCCGTTTCCGGATCAACGTCCACTTCCGCGGCTGCCCAACCGATCTCCCAAAACATGCAGGGTGCTTCCAGGGGTGCGCTGCTGGAAGAACGGACCTTGAAGTAGCCGTCCGCAGTGAACTCGAATCCTGTTCCGCCGAACCTGTCCATAATCAACGGCGGGAGCTCATAGGTGGTGCCGTCAGCGCCAACGATGTGCCAGTTGTCCAGGCGGATCGATTGGCGGTCCAGCAGCAGGTGTTCTGCCGCCATGTCCAACACGGAACTCCTCACCCGCTCAGCAGCCTGAAGCACTGCATGACCCATGACCGCGATGCCGGATGAGGCGTTGGTGCCTTGGTCGAAAGGGGTGTTGTCGGTGTCAATTGCGGCATATTTCACCCGCTTCGGATCGCATGCCAGCGTCTCCGCCACAATTTGGCACAGCGCCGAATGGCCGCCCTGGCCCATCTCCACCAAGCCACAATTCAGAAAGACATCGCCATTGGTGGTCACCTTGACCCTGGCTTGGGCAGGCTTGTTGACGCCACCACCATCTTTGATGCCGATGGCAACTCCCATGCCACGGTTGCCTGAACGCGGCCGGTCGCGATAACCGATAGCGTCGGCCACCAGGTTCAGGCCAAGCTTAAGATCCGAATCGATGGGAGTTTCTCCTGGAACGAACTCCTCACCCAATTCCTTGGCGTTCTTGAGTCGAAGCTCCAGTGGATCGAAACCCAGCCGCTCGGCGATCAGGTCAACTTGGCGCTCACTGGCCCAGGTGGCCTGGGTTGCGCCGAAACCACGGTAGGCGCCGGCAGGGACGGTGTTGGTGATCACCGCCTGGCAGACGGAATCTATCCGTTTCCAGCGGTAGGCTCCGGGCATCCGGTACCCGGCTTTCTCTGCCACCAGCGGACTGGCATCCGCATAAGCGCCACCATTGAGCAGCACCCGGGACTTGCGCGCCATGAACTCGCCATCTGCCTTAAGCCCGGACTTAACCGTGAGGATGGCGTCATGCTGGCTCAGCGTCAGGAAGACTTCTTCGGTGCTCATGCAGTAGCGAACCGGCCGCCCATCCGACAACTGCGAAAGCCGGATAGCGATCGCCTCCGTTTTTGGGCCGTTCTTAGCTCCAAATCCGCCGCCCAGGAGCGGGACGTTGACCCGGATGTCGTTTTCAGCAAGCCCAAAAACCCTGGCCAGTTCCTTGCGCATGGGGAAAGGGCTTTGAGTAGAGGTCCACACTTCGATTTCAGTCGCTGTTGCCTCGGCAACGGTGGCAAAGGGCTCGAGGTGCATGTGGTTCATCCGGGAGAAGGTAAAGGTGTCCTCGAAGATGTAGTCGCAATCTGCCCAGATGCTCTCCTCTCCCGTTTCGTAGCGGAATTCGTAGCTCACGTTGTGGGCGGTGTGTGCCGCGCCCGAGGCGCCATCGCCGTACTCGGGATAGGCGGCGAAGGGCTGGTCGGGAAAAATTGCAGGTGCTGACAGATCCAGTGCTGCTGTTGAATCAAAGACCGCCGGAAGCGGCTCATACTCAACCCGAATCAAATCCAAGGCCGCAACAGCGGTGCGTTCATCCACAGCAGCCACAGCAGCAACGACGTCGCCAACGTAGCGGACCGCGTCTGTGGCAACAATCGGTTGGTCTTTGACGTAAGTACCGTAGGAATGCAATCCATGGATTTCCTCGCGGGTGACCACGGCAGTAACTCCTGCCAGGGAGCGGGCGGCCGAAGCGTCGATGCTGAGAATCCGGGCGTGCGCGTGTGGGCTCCGCAGCACCTTCGCGTGAAGCATCCCGGGCTTCTCGATGTCCACTGTGTAGATGGCGCGCCCGGTGACTTTGGCGGTGCTGTCCAGGCGAGGGCGGTCGCGTCCGACGATCGGCGAATCGTTCGGCGTGAAGGGAATCACGATCCCGTTCATTCGGGCGCCTGATCCTGCTGCTTGGCCCCAGCCAGCTCCGCGGCACGCTCCACGGATTCCAGGATCATCTCGTAACCCGTGCACCGGCAGGTGTTCGAACTTATCCAGTCCCGGATCTCTTCCCGGTCCGGTTGCGGATTTTGCCGCAACAGCGCTGTGGTCACCATCAGCATGCCGGATGTGCAGAAGCCGCATTGGAAGCCGCCGCATTCCCTGAATGCCTGCTGCTGGGCACTCAAAGTGCCGTCTTGGGCAGCCAAGCCCTCAACCGTTTCAACACGCGCACCGTCAATGTCGAAAGCGAACGTGGAACACGCAGCCACGGGAAGGTCATCAACCAAAACAGTGCAGGCACCGCAGACACTTCGCTCACACGAAGCACGGACGCCTTGCTTACTGCAGCTGTTGCGCAGCAAATCCAAGACCGTAGTACTCGTGGGAACAGAATGCCTTTCCGGGCTTCCATTCAGCTCAAATTCAACCTTGTGGGTGAATGTTTCCTGGCTTGATTCCGGTGATTCAAGGCTCATGGCTGGCTACCTTTCCTTTGGTTACCGGTTGCTTCGGCAAGAAGACGGCGGCAGAGAACGCCCACAAGGTGTCGCCGGTAGTCGATGGATCCCGAGTAGTCGCCCGCCTCGTCCGGAAGCTGAGCCGCCAGGACCTCGCCCACAAAGGCCGGGTCAAGCTCGGTGATGGCAGTCGCCTCCGCAGTGTGTGACAGAACAAAAGGCTGCCGGTATTCACTGCCACAGACGGCAGTGACGGTAAGGCCGGCCTGTGGGTTCTTTCGGACCGTGAGGGACACCGTGCTGAGGGGGCGCATTGACCGCTCGTAACCGAACCACAGCAGGGACGGGGTATCGATGGTGACGGCGGTCAGAATACCCACATTGCCAGGGTCCGGATCCCAGAGCGATGAGACGGGCAGGGCTGCAATATCTCCGCCTTGAAACTGCATCTGCGCACCCAGGGCCGACAGAATGACAGGCATTTCGTATCGATAGCGGCGGGCAAGGAGATTTCCCCCGAGGGTGC
Coding sequences:
- a CDS encoding FAD binding domain-containing protein; this translates as MALTRQHPEAVIAAGCSDLVAQFREGLEPEVLISIQRIRELRAISNEDGLLRIGSLVSHAEGSRSPEILSSVPALAAAWGSIATVRIRYRGTLGGNLLARRYRYEMPVILSALGAQMQFQGGDIAALPVSSLWDPDPGNVGILTAVTIDTPSLLWFGYERSMRPLSTVSLTVRKNPQAGLTVTAVCGSEYRQPFVLSHTAEATAITELDPAFVGEVLAAQLPDEAGDYSGSIDYRRHLVGVLCRRLLAEATGNQRKGSQP
- a CDS encoding xanthine dehydrogenase family protein molybdopterin-binding subunit — its product is MNGIVIPFTPNDSPIVGRDRPRLDSTAKVTGRAIYTVDIEKPGMLHAKVLRSPHAHARILSIDASAARSLAGVTAVVTREEIHGLHSYGTYVKDQPIVATDAVRYVGDVVAAVAAVDERTAVAALDLIRVEYEPLPAVFDSTAALDLSAPAIFPDQPFAAYPEYGDGASGAAHTAHNVSYEFRYETGEESIWADCDYIFEDTFTFSRMNHMHLEPFATVAEATATEIEVWTSTQSPFPMRKELARVFGLAENDIRVNVPLLGGGFGAKNGPKTEAIAIRLSQLSDGRPVRYCMSTEEVFLTLSQHDAILTVKSGLKADGEFMARKSRVLLNGGAYADASPLVAEKAGYRMPGAYRWKRIDSVCQAVITNTVPAGAYRGFGATQATWASERQVDLIAERLGFDPLELRLKNAKELGEEFVPGETPIDSDLKLGLNLVADAIGYRDRPRSGNRGMGVAIGIKDGGGVNKPAQARVKVTTNGDVFLNCGLVEMGQGGHSALCQIVAETLACDPKRVKYAAIDTDNTPFDQGTNASSGIAVMGHAVLQAAERVRSSVLDMAAEHLLLDRQSIRLDNWHIVGADGTTYELPPLIMDRFGGTGFEFTADGYFKVRSSSSAPLEAPCMFWEIGWAAAEVDVDPETGRVEILQLVVSGDAGKVVNKLGCRGQDEGAAVFGLAQALFEELRYDDGELLNGEALLYRVPLAEDIPRRFSSITQEQGHGAGPFGTKGMGEGGMLPIAPAIAQAIADATGAQLTSLPMTPERVYNGIRAARARQGRAHRNA
- a CDS encoding (2Fe-2S)-binding protein; the protein is MSLESPESSQETFTHKVEFELNGSPERHSVPTSTTVLDLLRNSCSKQGVRASCERSVCGACTVLVDDLPVAACSTFAFDIDGARVETVEGLAAQDGTLSAQQQAFRECGGFQCGFCTSGMLMVTTALLRQNPQPDREEIRDWISSNTCRCTGYEMILESVERAAELAGAKQQDQAPE